In Thermodesulfobacteriota bacterium, one genomic interval encodes:
- a CDS encoding Hsp20/alpha crystallin family protein, which translates to MDYIKIRLSADLDQAGKGLRRTLDDIFGGASPIFYQLSRTWKPQMDLFETADEIKIIATVAGVEKESMEIEINERAVRISGDRRPPSSVSEATFCLAEIQYGKFERILFLPKPIDTERVSASLSAGILQITMVKQRARKSLKVTIRDEDE; encoded by the coding sequence ATGGATTACATCAAGATTCGCTTGAGCGCGGACCTCGACCAGGCCGGTAAAGGGTTGCGGAGAACGCTGGACGACATCTTCGGCGGCGCCAGCCCTATTTTTTACCAGTTGAGCAGAACCTGGAAACCCCAGATGGACCTGTTTGAAACCGCCGATGAGATCAAAATCATCGCCACCGTGGCCGGCGTGGAAAAGGAGTCCATGGAAATCGAAATCAATGAACGGGCGGTACGAATTTCCGGCGACCGCCGTCCGCCCTCTTCGGTTTCGGAAGCGACCTTCTGCCTGGCGGAGATCCAGTACGGAAAGTTTGAGCGCATCCTGTTTCTGCCCAAGCCCATAGACACGGAGCGGGTTTCCGCCTCTCTTTCCGCCGGAATTCTTCAAATCACCATGGTCAAGCAGCGGGCCCGCAAGTCGCTGAAAGTCACCATTCGAGACGAAGATGAATAA
- a CDS encoding 6-phosphofructokinase, which produces MTRENVNIENFLKQKKVSQVVCDVSAEMAARRHFAPDVCPVFDGSCTTVQTMPGFKFTIDREAERQLPDIIGNTVLKITRQNSPSEDFKNRYTARRNIGIVFSGGPAPGGHNVIAGLFDAAKKVNPETRVFGFILGPDGVIEGDYVEITAEMVDAYRNLGGFSMIKTGRTKIDTPKKMYLARATCRELALNALVIVGGDDSNTNAAFLAQELLKDGVQVIGVPKTIDGDIQVRDDEGQVLCAMSFGFHSAARSFATQIGNLCTDSSSDVKYWHICKVMGRVASHLALEVALQTHPNLTFIGEDLAGYVDHRRLEKADKEGTVDYSAFGMTLRHLSRLICDAIVRRAAVGKNYGVIVIPEGLLEFINEIQVFIIKLNAILGEYNATHDTQFHDDFPKLEDKLDYLRRLERRFREQKDYTTWNTRDDDLFNDLPPFFQEGLLMERDSHGNFPFSQVDTEKVIMGLVKDYLKILKENGEYRIGIRRQHFEETLTRDGLDAEYFGPLLFKNWKSDYLLFKKGIMSKKTLTSELVRGGVIQENDKVPTAIETIYNQSVPSFKTQDHFYGYDGRGNNPTRFDCTYTYNLGLTVFSLVANGATGQMAAIKNLEKGFDHWEPIGIPIAPLMRLEERKGKLSLVLEKSVVDTGSPAFLAVKALREHWLAAEPGEDCFRTPAPVSLDGQHEEDRPLTLLLNSLADSSLSS; this is translated from the coding sequence ATGACCCGTGAAAATGTCAATATTGAGAATTTTCTGAAGCAGAAGAAGGTCAGCCAGGTCGTCTGCGACGTCAGCGCGGAAATGGCGGCCCGCCGCCATTTTGCTCCGGACGTGTGTCCGGTGTTCGACGGATCGTGTACAACGGTCCAGACCATGCCGGGCTTCAAGTTTACGATCGACCGCGAAGCCGAACGGCAATTGCCGGACATCATCGGCAACACCGTTTTGAAAATTACGCGCCAGAATTCACCGTCGGAAGATTTCAAGAATCGCTACACCGCCCGGCGCAATATCGGTATTGTGTTTTCCGGCGGACCGGCTCCGGGCGGCCATAATGTCATTGCCGGCCTTTTTGACGCGGCCAAAAAAGTCAACCCCGAAACGCGGGTCTTCGGTTTCATCCTCGGCCCGGACGGCGTCATCGAGGGGGATTACGTCGAGATCACGGCGGAGATGGTGGACGCCTACCGTAATCTCGGCGGGTTTTCCATGATCAAGACCGGCCGCACCAAGATCGACACCCCCAAGAAAATGTACCTGGCCAGGGCAACCTGCCGGGAACTGGCATTGAACGCGCTGGTCATCGTGGGCGGGGACGACTCCAATACCAACGCCGCCTTTCTCGCCCAGGAACTGCTCAAGGACGGCGTCCAGGTCATCGGCGTGCCCAAGACCATTGACGGGGATATCCAGGTCAGGGATGATGAGGGGCAGGTGCTGTGCGCCATGTCGTTCGGATTTCATTCCGCCGCCCGGTCCTTTGCCACCCAGATCGGCAACCTCTGCACGGACAGCAGTTCGGACGTCAAATACTGGCATATCTGCAAGGTGATGGGGCGGGTGGCCAGCCACCTGGCCCTGGAGGTGGCCCTGCAGACCCATCCCAACCTGACCTTTATCGGGGAGGATCTGGCCGGTTACGTGGATCACCGGCGCCTGGAAAAAGCCGATAAGGAAGGGACGGTCGATTACAGCGCCTTCGGCATGACCCTGCGTCACCTGTCCCGTTTGATCTGTGACGCCATCGTCCGGCGGGCAGCGGTGGGCAAGAATTACGGCGTCATCGTGATCCCCGAGGGCCTGCTGGAATTCATCAACGAGATCCAGGTGTTCATCATCAAGCTCAATGCCATTCTCGGGGAATACAACGCCACCCATGATACCCAGTTTCACGACGATTTCCCGAAACTGGAGGACAAGCTTGACTACCTGCGGCGTCTGGAAAGGCGGTTCCGGGAGCAGAAGGACTACACCACCTGGAATACCCGCGACGACGACCTTTTCAACGACCTGCCGCCTTTTTTCCAGGAAGGGCTGCTTATGGAACGGGACAGCCACGGGAACTTTCCCTTTTCCCAGGTGGACACGGAAAAGGTCATCATGGGCCTGGTCAAGGACTACCTCAAGATCCTCAAGGAAAACGGCGAGTACCGGATCGGCATCCGCCGGCAGCATTTTGAGGAAACTCTGACCCGCGACGGGCTGGACGCCGAGTATTTCGGCCCCTTGCTGTTCAAGAACTGGAAGTCGGATTACCTGCTGTTCAAAAAGGGCATCATGTCCAAGAAGACGCTGACCAGTGAACTGGTCCGGGGCGGCGTCATTCAGGAAAACGACAAGGTCCCAACGGCCATCGAGACGATTTACAACCAGTCGGTGCCCAGTTTCAAGACCCAGGACCATTTTTACGGTTATGACGGCCGGGGCAATAATCCGACCCGGTTTGACTGCACCTATACCTATAACCTGGGCCTGACCGTCTTTTCACTGGTCGCCAACGGCGCCACCGGGCAGATGGCGGCCATCAAAAATCTGGAAAAGGGCTTTGACCACTGGGAACCCATCGGTATTCCCATTGCCCCGCTCATGCGCCTGGAGGAGAGAAAGGGGAAACTGTCCCTGGTGCTGGAAAAGAGCGTGGTGGATACGGGCTCGCCGGCTTTCCTGGCGGTCAAGGCCCTGCGGGAACACTGGCTGGCGGCCGAGCCCGGCGAGGACTGTTTCCGGACACCCGCCCCCGTATCCCTGGACGGCCAGCATGAAGAGGACCGGCCGCTGACCCTGCTGCTGAACTCCCTGGCGGATTCGTCTCTTTCTTCGTGA